The following DNA comes from Streptomyces sp. NBC_00273.
GACCGGCTGCGGGCGGCGGGCTTCGTGCCGGAGCCGCCCGAGACCCTGATGGTGGGCCTGTCGTCCGAGCTCGCGAAGCTGCCGGTGGAGCCGCCGGAGGGGATCACCCTGCGGGTGGTGACGGACGAGGAGGGCGTCGACCTGATGATGCGGGTCCACGCCGGAGCCTTCGGGACGGAGCGGCCGCGGATCCGGGAGCAGCTGCTCAGCAAGCTGCGGGAGGAACCGGAGACGATCGCCGCAGTGCTCGCGATGGCGGGCGAGACCCCGGTGAGCGCGGCCCGGATGGAGATGCGGCCGGGGCTGGCCTTCGCGGGCCTCTGGGGCGGCGGCACGATCCCCGAGTGGCGCGGCCGGGGCATCTACCGCCTGCTGGTCGCCCACCGCGCCCGCCTGGCGGCGGAGCTCGGCATCACCTACCTGCAGGTGGACGCGTCGGACGACAGCCGCCCGATCCTGGAGCGGCTCGGCTTCGGGATCCTGGGCGTGACGGTGCCGTACATGTGGACCGGTGCCACCTCGTAGAGCGGGGGCGGGACCGGCCCTATGCCGGCCCGGGAGCAGCAGGCAAGATCACTGCCATGGAACGCATCAGCCCGCCCCTGACCGG
Coding sequences within:
- a CDS encoding GNAT family N-acetyltransferase → MTIDLDELMKVRARFDAEVREGAQADAPPASVERAGAVVRHVAPALGWNGVLWSDLDEGTADAEIAAQVAFFAGRGCPEFEWKLYDYDRPADLGDRLRAAGFVPEPPETLMVGLSSELAKLPVEPPEGITLRVVTDEEGVDLMMRVHAGAFGTERPRIREQLLSKLREEPETIAAVLAMAGETPVSAARMEMRPGLAFAGLWGGGTIPEWRGRGIYRLLVAHRARLAAELGITYLQVDASDDSRPILERLGFGILGVTVPYMWTGATS